The following coding sequences lie in one Methanohalophilus levihalophilus genomic window:
- a CDS encoding S-layer protein domain-containing protein, translating into MSLALVSGICSADSVEVRGNILDSGNNASAIVWDGLNWSVLYFSLNDAGSNTEILYYLNIDTENPAIGAAPDNNIIDEKELIYSTHSYSKKFKLSAKTDATAVNTYSVIPWFGKKYIVVDDDAGKMATLITEQGGDAEKDLKEGESWNLGQGYSLKLDQLDVDAGKVFVILYKDEEELESVVLDMEGNDDDRAFIAKDDFAGSEDVVYFVTYLDNTFRSTSDSFAIFKYTWLIDKDNIKIIEKGDEFGLFECREVSESWINMSNSKRITLEINDKTYFTDDWYFKTSKAGKGSNGGYLFYPAMNIVFETEEADVVVSSENDVNVANETASQGDTTLTEESSAPLPSATSSEEDNVQTLVTEETAAEKQNLASIPGFLSLTATSGLLITFFILKRRTD; encoded by the coding sequence ATGTCACTTGCACTTGTCAGCGGTATTTGTTCCGCTGATTCGGTAGAAGTGCGCGGGAATATTCTTGACAGTGGTAACAATGCGTCTGCCATCGTGTGGGATGGTCTCAATTGGAGTGTTCTTTATTTTTCATTAAATGATGCGGGATCAAATACAGAAATATTATACTACCTGAATATTGATACGGAAAATCCTGCCATTGGAGCGGCACCGGACAACAACATCATTGATGAAAAAGAACTCATTTACAGCACTCACTCCTATAGCAAAAAATTTAAACTTAGTGCCAAAACCGATGCTACTGCTGTTAATACCTATTCCGTAATTCCGTGGTTCGGGAAGAAATACATTGTTGTTGACGACGACGCAGGTAAAATGGCAACCCTCATAACCGAACAGGGAGGCGATGCGGAAAAAGATCTTAAAGAAGGCGAATCATGGAATCTTGGTCAGGGATACAGCCTGAAATTAGATCAACTGGATGTAGATGCAGGCAAGGTTTTTGTTATCCTTTACAAAGATGAGGAAGAACTGGAATCAGTTGTACTTGATATGGAAGGCAATGACGATGACCGTGCTTTCATTGCAAAAGATGATTTTGCTGGATCCGAAGACGTGGTTTATTTTGTCACATATCTTGATAATACTTTCAGAAGCACTTCCGACTCATTTGCCATTTTCAAATATACCTGGTTGATAGATAAGGATAATATCAAAATCATTGAGAAAGGAGATGAATTTGGACTTTTTGAATGCAGGGAAGTGTCGGAAAGCTGGATCAATATGTCCAATAGTAAAAGAATCACTCTGGAAATAAATGATAAAACATATTTTACAGATGACTGGTACTTTAAAACATCCAAGGCCGGAAAGGGATCCAACGGCGGATATTTGTTCTATCCTGCAATGAATATAGTTTTTGAAACAGAAGAGGCTGATGTCGTTGTTTCATCTGAAAACGATGTAAATGTCGCTAATGAAACGGCTTCACAGGGAGATACGACCCTTACGGAAGAATCTTCTGCCCCTTTGCCCTCTGCAACATCATCCGAAGAGGATAACGTACAAACCCTGGTTACTGAAGAAACTGCAGCAGAAAAACAAAACCTTGCAAGCATCCCCGGTTTTTTGAGCCTTACAGCTACATCCGGTCTGTTAATAACATTCTTTATCCTGAAACGCAGGACTGACTGA